A genomic stretch from Telopea speciosissima isolate NSW1024214 ecotype Mountain lineage chromosome 7, Tspe_v1, whole genome shotgun sequence includes:
- the LOC122669845 gene encoding probable protein phosphatase 2C 40 isoform X1 — translation MQGAVTMLGEIINGPDGELKVSFGYQCNGNEGSSCELYAGCEISSGTKLQKCSSSFSCLSGAALSANATLANTNICNGLIGEGILPGLDSPKSFRRVPSSPSFSRLDILSSSLQSSGSILSTSASTQSELSEWDFRVLKSMSAPSISEGFLNAGEVQVAGGAAGEDRVQAVCSEENGWLFCGIYDGFNGRDAADFLAGTLYESIVFYLGSLDLEPKQDTVISSDGSLSYFLEGSIISHQKGSSPRVLRSKNPRINNVTIEAPWAKEEHSKDLFRKGVLDSLQRALSQAESDFLYMVEQEMEDRPDLVSIGSCVLIVLLHRNDLYVLNLGDSRAVLATYSEGIDEGGTKALEVIQLTDSHTVDNEVERRKLLNDHPDDPATIVAGKVKGKLKVTRAFGVGYLKKKKLNDVLMGILRVQNLLSPPYISTQPSVNIHRISKNDHFVIVGSDGLFDFFSNNEAVKLVLNYILSNPFGDPAKFLLEQLVSRAANSAGFSTEELMRIPAGRRRKYHDDVTVIVIILGSNQRTSTASTCL, via the exons ATGCAAGGAG CTGTAACCATGCTAGGAGAAATAATTAATGGGCCAGATGGAGAGCTTAAAGTCAGTTTTGGCTACCAATGCAATGGCAATGAAGGAAGTTCTTGTGAGCTTTATGCCGGATGTGAAATCTCATCTGGAACTAAACTCCAAAAATGCAGCAGCTCTTTCTCTTGCTTGTCTGGAGCTGCCCTAAGTGCTAATGCCACATTAGCAAACACAAACATCTGCAATGGTCTGATTGGGGAAGGAATACTTCCTGGTTTGGATTCTCCAAAGTCATTCCGAAGAGTTCCCTCCTCACCATCTTTCTCAAGGTTGGATATTTTGTCATCTTCTCTCCAGAGTAGTGGGTCAATCTTGAGTACGAGTGCATCGACGCAAAGTGAGCTATCTGAATGGGATTTCCGTGTATTGAAGTCCATGAGTGCTCCTTCTATAAGTGAAGGTTTCCTCAATGCTGGAGAAGTGCAAGTTGCTGGTGGTGCTGCTGGGGAAGATAGAGTTCAAGCTGTTTGTTCTGAAGAGAACGGGTGGCTTTTCTGTGGCATATATGATGGATTCAACGGACGGGATGCGGCTGACTTTCTGGCTGGAACATTGTATGAGTCAATTGTATTCTACTTGGGTTCCTTGGATTTGGAACCAAAGCAAGACACTGTGATATCTtctgatggttccctctcatATTTTCTTGAGGGCAGTATTATTAGCCATCAGAAGGGAAGTTCTCCAAGAGTTCTTAGGAGCAAGAATCCCAGAATAAATAATGTCACCATTGAAGCCCCATGGGCCAAGGAGGAACACTCAAAGGATTTGTTTAGGAAGGGGGTGCTTGATAGTCTCCAACGTGCTCTTAGCCAGGCAGAGAGTGACTTCTTGTACATGGTTGAGCAGGAAATGGAGGACCGCCCTGATTTGGTATCCATTGGATCTTGCGTTTTGATTGTGCTTCTTCACAGGAATGATCTTTATGTTCTTAATTTAGGTGACAGTAGAGCTGTATTGGCTACATACAGCGAAGGCATTGATGAAGGTGGCACCAAGGCTTTGGAAGTTATCCAGCTCACTGATAGTCATACCGTTGATAATGAAGTAGAACGAAGGAAGCTTCTGAATGATCATCCTGATGACCCCGCAACAATTGTAGCTGGAAAAGTTAAAGGAAAATTGAAAGTAACCCGTGCATTTGGAGTAGGCTATTTGAAAAAG AAGAAACTGAATGATGTTCTGATGGGTATTCTTCGAGTCCAGAACCTATTAAGTCCTCCATATATCTCCACGCAACCTTCAGTGAACATTCACAGAATCTCGAAGAATGATCACTTTGTAATTGTTGGAAGTGATGGTTTATTTGACTTCTTTAGCAACAATGAGGCTGTAAAGCTTGTTCTCAACTATATTTTGAGCAACCCATTTGGTGATCCTGCAAAGTTCTTGTTGGAACAGCTTGTGTCAAGAGCAGCTAATAGTGCAG GTTTCAGTACAGAAGAGTTGATGAGGATACCTGCTGGTCGGAGAAGGAAATATCATGATGATGTGACTGTTATTGTTATCATCCTTGGGAGCAACCAACGCACATCAACCGCATCAACTTGTCTGTAA
- the LOC122669845 gene encoding probable protein phosphatase 2C 40 isoform X2, whose translation MLGEIINGPDGELKVSFGYQCNGNEGSSCELYAGCEISSGTKLQKCSSSFSCLSGAALSANATLANTNICNGLIGEGILPGLDSPKSFRRVPSSPSFSRLDILSSSLQSSGSILSTSASTQSELSEWDFRVLKSMSAPSISEGFLNAGEVQVAGGAAGEDRVQAVCSEENGWLFCGIYDGFNGRDAADFLAGTLYESIVFYLGSLDLEPKQDTVISSDGSLSYFLEGSIISHQKGSSPRVLRSKNPRINNVTIEAPWAKEEHSKDLFRKGVLDSLQRALSQAESDFLYMVEQEMEDRPDLVSIGSCVLIVLLHRNDLYVLNLGDSRAVLATYSEGIDEGGTKALEVIQLTDSHTVDNEVERRKLLNDHPDDPATIVAGKVKGKLKVTRAFGVGYLKKKKLNDVLMGILRVQNLLSPPYISTQPSVNIHRISKNDHFVIVGSDGLFDFFSNNEAVKLVLNYILSNPFGDPAKFLLEQLVSRAANSAGFSTEELMRIPAGRRRKYHDDVTVIVIILGSNQRTSTASTCL comes from the exons ATGCTAGGAGAAATAATTAATGGGCCAGATGGAGAGCTTAAAGTCAGTTTTGGCTACCAATGCAATGGCAATGAAGGAAGTTCTTGTGAGCTTTATGCCGGATGTGAAATCTCATCTGGAACTAAACTCCAAAAATGCAGCAGCTCTTTCTCTTGCTTGTCTGGAGCTGCCCTAAGTGCTAATGCCACATTAGCAAACACAAACATCTGCAATGGTCTGATTGGGGAAGGAATACTTCCTGGTTTGGATTCTCCAAAGTCATTCCGAAGAGTTCCCTCCTCACCATCTTTCTCAAGGTTGGATATTTTGTCATCTTCTCTCCAGAGTAGTGGGTCAATCTTGAGTACGAGTGCATCGACGCAAAGTGAGCTATCTGAATGGGATTTCCGTGTATTGAAGTCCATGAGTGCTCCTTCTATAAGTGAAGGTTTCCTCAATGCTGGAGAAGTGCAAGTTGCTGGTGGTGCTGCTGGGGAAGATAGAGTTCAAGCTGTTTGTTCTGAAGAGAACGGGTGGCTTTTCTGTGGCATATATGATGGATTCAACGGACGGGATGCGGCTGACTTTCTGGCTGGAACATTGTATGAGTCAATTGTATTCTACTTGGGTTCCTTGGATTTGGAACCAAAGCAAGACACTGTGATATCTtctgatggttccctctcatATTTTCTTGAGGGCAGTATTATTAGCCATCAGAAGGGAAGTTCTCCAAGAGTTCTTAGGAGCAAGAATCCCAGAATAAATAATGTCACCATTGAAGCCCCATGGGCCAAGGAGGAACACTCAAAGGATTTGTTTAGGAAGGGGGTGCTTGATAGTCTCCAACGTGCTCTTAGCCAGGCAGAGAGTGACTTCTTGTACATGGTTGAGCAGGAAATGGAGGACCGCCCTGATTTGGTATCCATTGGATCTTGCGTTTTGATTGTGCTTCTTCACAGGAATGATCTTTATGTTCTTAATTTAGGTGACAGTAGAGCTGTATTGGCTACATACAGCGAAGGCATTGATGAAGGTGGCACCAAGGCTTTGGAAGTTATCCAGCTCACTGATAGTCATACCGTTGATAATGAAGTAGAACGAAGGAAGCTTCTGAATGATCATCCTGATGACCCCGCAACAATTGTAGCTGGAAAAGTTAAAGGAAAATTGAAAGTAACCCGTGCATTTGGAGTAGGCTATTTGAAAAAG AAGAAACTGAATGATGTTCTGATGGGTATTCTTCGAGTCCAGAACCTATTAAGTCCTCCATATATCTCCACGCAACCTTCAGTGAACATTCACAGAATCTCGAAGAATGATCACTTTGTAATTGTTGGAAGTGATGGTTTATTTGACTTCTTTAGCAACAATGAGGCTGTAAAGCTTGTTCTCAACTATATTTTGAGCAACCCATTTGGTGATCCTGCAAAGTTCTTGTTGGAACAGCTTGTGTCAAGAGCAGCTAATAGTGCAG GTTTCAGTACAGAAGAGTTGATGAGGATACCTGCTGGTCGGAGAAGGAAATATCATGATGATGTGACTGTTATTGTTATCATCCTTGGGAGCAACCAACGCACATCAACCGCATCAACTTGTCTGTAA